In one window of Gossypium arboreum isolate Shixiya-1 chromosome 4, ASM2569848v2, whole genome shotgun sequence DNA:
- the LOC108464323 gene encoding uncharacterized protein LOC108464323 isoform X3 encodes MKPMETIQDLIDEAKVRTVWWVIAIFAVTYFLSHRETPELMRAVILDAIGEISGRVKGINLIDLLTRDIVDLIGDHLDLFRRNQAAIGVDVMVTLSSEERDERLKHHLLVSEELHPALISPESEYKVIQKLVGGILAIVLRPREAQCPLVRTIAREIVTCLVLQPLLKLASPGYINEVIEHVLLAIKDDTNKMVVGSDQPSVGVHGDDSTSYKKSSTNSQGADLTLARIDDRKETYSDCNRYEEESVQPRPADWARILEAATQRRTQVLAPENLENMWTKGRNYKKKSKHEKAGFQESITKDSVTKSAVLTGNSGSEISTSKFGTSTGREEKNVMQLMPVLSNDTQLCDDNTTSKKLGSEFNKSSSFEGDHIVEKHTDASKQAADGNKNRLRRSSSTSDLKVKPDIKKALTGDIGRPITSEFYSHDVGRHSEEYSGKIASNMVLHNEEPHTPKLRCRVIGAYFEKLKSKPFAVYSIAVTDAENRTWFVKRRYSNFERLHRHLKEIPNYTLHLPPKTIFSSSTEDALVHQRCIQLDKYLQDLLSKANVAEQHQVWDFLSVSSKNYSFGKSSSVMRTLAVNVDDAVDDIVRQFRGVSDGLMRKVVGSSSLPIEASSSADRTLSWNADEMAKDISRQSNLETVNSASDNDERYKDGSHGQDDRSGPQGHGSHSEDELNSKSLPPKVIEQGGEPDNFVPEKQDLGVKPEFLGQGGFPEVKFSSTSSPWEDPVGMPPEWTPPNVSVPLLNLVDKVFQLKRRGWLRRQVFWISKQILQLVMEDAIDDWLLRQIYWLRREDTVALGIRWVQDVLWPGGTFFTKLANIQSKLGDTQQPNQQLSGTSSEFSGSNVSKPRSFEQQLEATRRASDIKKMLFDGAPTTLVSLIGHKQYRRCARDIYYFTQSTICVKQLAFAILELLLISIFPEMRELVKDLHGKKQIKVTQDFRFG; translated from the exons GCGGTGATTTTGGATGCTATTGGTGAAATATCAGGAAGGGTGAAAGGGATAAACCTTATTGATTTGCTAACAAG GGATATAGTTGATTTGATAGGGGACCACTTGGATCTCTTTAGAAGAAACCAAGCTGCAATAGGTGTTGATGTTATGGTAACATTGTCATCTGAGGAGAGGGATGAAAGACTGAAACACCATCTTCTGGTTTCTGAAGAGCTTCATCCTGCATTGATTTCACCAGAGAGTGAGTACAAG GTTATTCAGAAGCTTGTCGGTGGAATTTTAGCAATAGTATTGAGACCGCGAGAAGCTCAATGTCCTCTAGTTCGAACTATTGCCCGTGAGATTGTAACTTGCTTGGTATTGCAACCTCTTTTGAAATTGGCAAGCCCTGG GTATATCAATGAAGTGATTGAACATGTTCTACTTGCCATTAAAGATGATACAAATAAGATGGTGGTTGGTTCTGATCAGCCTTCAGTAGGAGTACATGGTGATGATTCTACCTCATATAAAAAATCGTCAACAAACAGTCAAGGGGCTGATTTGACTTTAGCTAGAATTGATGATAGGAAAGAAACATATTCAGATTGTAACAGATATGAGGAAGAATCAGTACAGCCTCGACCAGCTGATTGGGCTCGAATATTAGAGGCAGCAACTCAAAGAAGAACTCAAGTTCTTGCCCCTGAAAATCTTGAAAACATGTGGACAAAAGGAAGAAACTACAAAAAGAAGAGCAAACATGAAAAAGCAGGATTTCAAGAATCTATTACAAAGGATTCTGTGACAAAGAGTGCAGTATTAACAGGGAATTCAGGCAGTGAAATCTCTACCAGCAAGTTTGGAACTTCAACTGGAAGGGAAGAGAAAAATGTGATGCAGCTGATGCCTGTTTTAAGTAATGACACTCAGTTATGTGATGATAACACTACCAGCAAGAAGTTGGGATCGGAGTTTAACAAGTCATCATCATTTGAAGGAGATCATATTGTCGAAAAACATACTGATGCTAGCAAGCAAGCTGCTGATGGAAATAAGAATAGGCTTAGGAGATCCAGCAGTACCTCTGACTTGAAAGTTAAACCTGATATAAAGAAGGCACTTACAGGAGATATTGGAAGGCCAATTACTTCTGAGTTCTACAGCCATGATGTTGGCAGGCATAGTGAAGAATATAGTGGCAAGATTGCCTCTAATATGGTGCTTCACAATGAGGAACCACACACTCCAAAGCTTAGATGTCGG GTTATTGGAGCATACTTTGAGAAACTTAAATCAAAACCATTCGCAGTTTATTCAATTGCTGTGACAGATGCGGAAAACAGAACTTGGTTTGTCAAGAGAAG ataCAGTAACTTTGAACGGTTGCATAGACATCTTAAAGAAATTCCTAATTATACATTGCATTTACCTCCCAAAACAATATTTTCATCAAGCACTGAGGACGCTTTAGTTCATCAGCGCTGCATTCAGCTTGACAAATATCTGCAA GATCTGTTGTCTAAAGCCAATGTGGCTGAACAGCATCAAGTGTGGGATTTTTTAAGTGTTTCCTCAAAG AATTACTCTTTCGGAAAATCTTCTTCGGTGATGAGAACCCTTGCTG TCAATGTAGATGATGCTGTGGACGACATTGTACGCCAGTTTAGAGGAGTATCAGATGGCTTAATGCGCAAAGTTGTCGGTTCATCTTCTCTTCCTATTGAAGCCTCTTCTTCAGCTGACAGGACCTTGTCATGGAATGCAGATGAGATGGCTAAAGACATTTCTAGGCAAAGTAACTTAGAAACAGTGAATAGTGCTTCTGACAATGACGAACGGTACAAGGATGGTAGCCATGGTCAGGATGATAGATCTGGTCCACAAGGTCATGGCTCGCATTCAGAGGATGAATTGAACTCAAAGAGTTTGCCACCAAAGGTGATAGAACAAGGTGGAGAGCCTGACAATTTTGTTCCTGAGAAACAGGATTTAGGTGTGAAACCTGAATTCCTTGGCCAGGGTGGATTTCCTGAAGTAAAATTTTCATCAACATCTAGCCCTTGGGAGGATCCAGTTGGAATGCCCCCCGAG TGGACACCACCTAATGTTAGTGTACCTTTGCTGAATCTAGTTGATAAGGTGTTTCAGCTGAAGAGAAGAGGCTGGCTAAG AAGACAGGTCTTTTGGATATCTAAGCAAATATTACAGCTGGTGATGGAGGATGCCATTGATGACTGGCTTTTGAGGCAGATTTATTGGCTTCGGAGGGAAGACACTGTTGCCCTAGGCATTCGATGGGTTCAAGAT GTTCTATGGCCAGGTGGTACGTTCTTTACAAAATTGGCGAACATTCAGAGCAAACTTGGTGATACTCAACAGCCGAACCAGCAACTTTCAGGGACCTCCAGCGAGTTTAGTGGGAGTAATGTCTCTAAACCTCGGTCCTTTGAGCAACAACTTGAGGCTACTCGTAGAGCTAGTGACATCAAAAAAATGCTTTTTG ATGGAGCTCCGACGACCTTAGTTAGCTTGATCGGGCATAAACAATATCGACGATGTGCAAGAGACATTTATTATTTCACTCAG TCCACAATATGTGTGAAGCAACTTGCTTTTGCGATATTAGAACTTCTACTCATATCTATTTTCCCCGAGATGCGGGAACTTGTGAAGGATCTTCATGGCAAGAAACAAATTAAAGTCACGCAGGATTTCCGTTTTGGATGA
- the LOC108464323 gene encoding uncharacterized protein LOC108464323 isoform X4, whose translation MRAVILDAIGEISGRVKGINLIDLLTRDIVDLIGDHLDLFRRNQAAIGVDVMVTLSSEERDERLKHHLLVSEELHPALISPESEYKVIQKLVGGILAIVLRPREAQCPLVRTIAREIVTCLVLQPLLKLASPGYINEVIEHVLLAIKDDTNKMVVGSDQPSVGVHGDDSTSYKKSSTNSQGADLTLARIDDRKETYSDCNRYEEESVQPRPADWARILEAATQRRTQVLAPENLENMWTKGRNYKKKSKHEKAGFQESITKDSVTKSAVLTGNSGSEISTSKFGTSTGREEKNVMQLMPVLSNDTQLCDDNTTSKKLGSEFNKSSSFEGDHIVEKHTDASKQAADGNKNRLRRSSSTSDLKVKPDIKKALTGDIGRPITSEFYSHDVGRHSEEYSGKIASNMVLHNEEPHTPKLRCRVIGAYFEKLKSKPFAVYSIAVTDAENRTWFVKRRYSNFERLHRHLKEIPNYTLHLPPKTIFSSSTEDALVHQRCIQLDKYLQDLLSKANVAEQHQVWDFLSVSSKNYSFGKSSSVMRTLAVNVDDAVDDIVRQFRGVSDGLMRKVVGSSSLPIEASSSADRTLSWNADEMAKDISRQSNLETVNSASDNDERYKDGSHGQDDRSGPQGHGSHSEDELNSKSLPPKVIEQGGEPDNFVPEKQDLGVKPEFLGQGGFPEVKFSSTSSPWEDPVGMPPEWTPPNVSVPLLNLVDKVFQLKRRGWLRRQVFWISKQILQLVMEDAIDDWLLRQIYWLRREDTVALGIRWVQDVLWPGGTFFTKLANIQSKLGDTQQPNQQLSGTSSEFSGSNVSKPRSFEQQLEATRRASDIKKMLFDGAPTTLVSLIGHKQYRRCARDIYYFTQSTICVKQLAFAILELLLISIFPEMRELVKDLHGKKQIKVTQDFRFG comes from the exons GCGGTGATTTTGGATGCTATTGGTGAAATATCAGGAAGGGTGAAAGGGATAAACCTTATTGATTTGCTAACAAG GGATATAGTTGATTTGATAGGGGACCACTTGGATCTCTTTAGAAGAAACCAAGCTGCAATAGGTGTTGATGTTATGGTAACATTGTCATCTGAGGAGAGGGATGAAAGACTGAAACACCATCTTCTGGTTTCTGAAGAGCTTCATCCTGCATTGATTTCACCAGAGAGTGAGTACAAG GTTATTCAGAAGCTTGTCGGTGGAATTTTAGCAATAGTATTGAGACCGCGAGAAGCTCAATGTCCTCTAGTTCGAACTATTGCCCGTGAGATTGTAACTTGCTTGGTATTGCAACCTCTTTTGAAATTGGCAAGCCCTGG GTATATCAATGAAGTGATTGAACATGTTCTACTTGCCATTAAAGATGATACAAATAAGATGGTGGTTGGTTCTGATCAGCCTTCAGTAGGAGTACATGGTGATGATTCTACCTCATATAAAAAATCGTCAACAAACAGTCAAGGGGCTGATTTGACTTTAGCTAGAATTGATGATAGGAAAGAAACATATTCAGATTGTAACAGATATGAGGAAGAATCAGTACAGCCTCGACCAGCTGATTGGGCTCGAATATTAGAGGCAGCAACTCAAAGAAGAACTCAAGTTCTTGCCCCTGAAAATCTTGAAAACATGTGGACAAAAGGAAGAAACTACAAAAAGAAGAGCAAACATGAAAAAGCAGGATTTCAAGAATCTATTACAAAGGATTCTGTGACAAAGAGTGCAGTATTAACAGGGAATTCAGGCAGTGAAATCTCTACCAGCAAGTTTGGAACTTCAACTGGAAGGGAAGAGAAAAATGTGATGCAGCTGATGCCTGTTTTAAGTAATGACACTCAGTTATGTGATGATAACACTACCAGCAAGAAGTTGGGATCGGAGTTTAACAAGTCATCATCATTTGAAGGAGATCATATTGTCGAAAAACATACTGATGCTAGCAAGCAAGCTGCTGATGGAAATAAGAATAGGCTTAGGAGATCCAGCAGTACCTCTGACTTGAAAGTTAAACCTGATATAAAGAAGGCACTTACAGGAGATATTGGAAGGCCAATTACTTCTGAGTTCTACAGCCATGATGTTGGCAGGCATAGTGAAGAATATAGTGGCAAGATTGCCTCTAATATGGTGCTTCACAATGAGGAACCACACACTCCAAAGCTTAGATGTCGG GTTATTGGAGCATACTTTGAGAAACTTAAATCAAAACCATTCGCAGTTTATTCAATTGCTGTGACAGATGCGGAAAACAGAACTTGGTTTGTCAAGAGAAG ataCAGTAACTTTGAACGGTTGCATAGACATCTTAAAGAAATTCCTAATTATACATTGCATTTACCTCCCAAAACAATATTTTCATCAAGCACTGAGGACGCTTTAGTTCATCAGCGCTGCATTCAGCTTGACAAATATCTGCAA GATCTGTTGTCTAAAGCCAATGTGGCTGAACAGCATCAAGTGTGGGATTTTTTAAGTGTTTCCTCAAAG AATTACTCTTTCGGAAAATCTTCTTCGGTGATGAGAACCCTTGCTG TCAATGTAGATGATGCTGTGGACGACATTGTACGCCAGTTTAGAGGAGTATCAGATGGCTTAATGCGCAAAGTTGTCGGTTCATCTTCTCTTCCTATTGAAGCCTCTTCTTCAGCTGACAGGACCTTGTCATGGAATGCAGATGAGATGGCTAAAGACATTTCTAGGCAAAGTAACTTAGAAACAGTGAATAGTGCTTCTGACAATGACGAACGGTACAAGGATGGTAGCCATGGTCAGGATGATAGATCTGGTCCACAAGGTCATGGCTCGCATTCAGAGGATGAATTGAACTCAAAGAGTTTGCCACCAAAGGTGATAGAACAAGGTGGAGAGCCTGACAATTTTGTTCCTGAGAAACAGGATTTAGGTGTGAAACCTGAATTCCTTGGCCAGGGTGGATTTCCTGAAGTAAAATTTTCATCAACATCTAGCCCTTGGGAGGATCCAGTTGGAATGCCCCCCGAG TGGACACCACCTAATGTTAGTGTACCTTTGCTGAATCTAGTTGATAAGGTGTTTCAGCTGAAGAGAAGAGGCTGGCTAAG AAGACAGGTCTTTTGGATATCTAAGCAAATATTACAGCTGGTGATGGAGGATGCCATTGATGACTGGCTTTTGAGGCAGATTTATTGGCTTCGGAGGGAAGACACTGTTGCCCTAGGCATTCGATGGGTTCAAGAT GTTCTATGGCCAGGTGGTACGTTCTTTACAAAATTGGCGAACATTCAGAGCAAACTTGGTGATACTCAACAGCCGAACCAGCAACTTTCAGGGACCTCCAGCGAGTTTAGTGGGAGTAATGTCTCTAAACCTCGGTCCTTTGAGCAACAACTTGAGGCTACTCGTAGAGCTAGTGACATCAAAAAAATGCTTTTTG ATGGAGCTCCGACGACCTTAGTTAGCTTGATCGGGCATAAACAATATCGACGATGTGCAAGAGACATTTATTATTTCACTCAG TCCACAATATGTGTGAAGCAACTTGCTTTTGCGATATTAGAACTTCTACTCATATCTATTTTCCCCGAGATGCGGGAACTTGTGAAGGATCTTCATGGCAAGAAACAAATTAAAGTCACGCAGGATTTCCGTTTTGGATGA
- the LOC108464323 gene encoding uncharacterized protein LOC108464323 isoform X5, which yields MVTLSSEERDERLKHHLLVSEELHPALISPESEYKVIQKLVGGILAIVLRPREAQCPLVRTIAREIVTCLVLQPLLKLASPGYINEVIEHVLLAIKDDTNKMVVGSDQPSVGVHGDDSTSYKKSSTNSQGADLTLARIDDRKETYSDCNRYEEESVQPRPADWARILEAATQRRTQVLAPENLENMWTKGRNYKKKSKHEKAGFQESITKDSVTKSAVLTGNSGSEISTSKFGTSTGREEKNVMQLMPVLSNDTQLCDDNTTSKKLGSEFNKSSSFEGDHIVEKHTDASKQAADGNKNRLRRSSSTSDLKVKPDIKKALTGDIGRPITSEFYSHDVGRHSEEYSGKIASNMVLHNEEPHTPKLRCRVIGAYFEKLKSKPFAVYSIAVTDAENRTWFVKRRYSNFERLHRHLKEIPNYTLHLPPKTIFSSSTEDALVHQRCIQLDKYLQDLLSKANVAEQHQVWDFLSVSSKNYSFGKSSSVMRTLAVNVDDAVDDIVRQFRGVSDGLMRKVVGSSSLPIEASSSADRTLSWNADEMAKDISRQSNLETVNSASDNDERYKDGSHGQDDRSGPQGHGSHSEDELNSKSLPPKVIEQGGEPDNFVPEKQDLGVKPEFLGQGGFPEVKFSSTSSPWEDPVGMPPEWTPPNVSVPLLNLVDKVFQLKRRGWLRRQVFWISKQILQLVMEDAIDDWLLRQIYWLRREDTVALGIRWVQDVLWPGGTFFTKLANIQSKLGDTQQPNQQLSGTSSEFSGSNVSKPRSFEQQLEATRRASDIKKMLFDGAPTTLVSLIGHKQYRRCARDIYYFTQSTICVKQLAFAILELLLISIFPEMRELVKDLHGKKQIKVTQDFRFG from the exons ATGGTAACATTGTCATCTGAGGAGAGGGATGAAAGACTGAAACACCATCTTCTGGTTTCTGAAGAGCTTCATCCTGCATTGATTTCACCAGAGAGTGAGTACAAG GTTATTCAGAAGCTTGTCGGTGGAATTTTAGCAATAGTATTGAGACCGCGAGAAGCTCAATGTCCTCTAGTTCGAACTATTGCCCGTGAGATTGTAACTTGCTTGGTATTGCAACCTCTTTTGAAATTGGCAAGCCCTGG GTATATCAATGAAGTGATTGAACATGTTCTACTTGCCATTAAAGATGATACAAATAAGATGGTGGTTGGTTCTGATCAGCCTTCAGTAGGAGTACATGGTGATGATTCTACCTCATATAAAAAATCGTCAACAAACAGTCAAGGGGCTGATTTGACTTTAGCTAGAATTGATGATAGGAAAGAAACATATTCAGATTGTAACAGATATGAGGAAGAATCAGTACAGCCTCGACCAGCTGATTGGGCTCGAATATTAGAGGCAGCAACTCAAAGAAGAACTCAAGTTCTTGCCCCTGAAAATCTTGAAAACATGTGGACAAAAGGAAGAAACTACAAAAAGAAGAGCAAACATGAAAAAGCAGGATTTCAAGAATCTATTACAAAGGATTCTGTGACAAAGAGTGCAGTATTAACAGGGAATTCAGGCAGTGAAATCTCTACCAGCAAGTTTGGAACTTCAACTGGAAGGGAAGAGAAAAATGTGATGCAGCTGATGCCTGTTTTAAGTAATGACACTCAGTTATGTGATGATAACACTACCAGCAAGAAGTTGGGATCGGAGTTTAACAAGTCATCATCATTTGAAGGAGATCATATTGTCGAAAAACATACTGATGCTAGCAAGCAAGCTGCTGATGGAAATAAGAATAGGCTTAGGAGATCCAGCAGTACCTCTGACTTGAAAGTTAAACCTGATATAAAGAAGGCACTTACAGGAGATATTGGAAGGCCAATTACTTCTGAGTTCTACAGCCATGATGTTGGCAGGCATAGTGAAGAATATAGTGGCAAGATTGCCTCTAATATGGTGCTTCACAATGAGGAACCACACACTCCAAAGCTTAGATGTCGG GTTATTGGAGCATACTTTGAGAAACTTAAATCAAAACCATTCGCAGTTTATTCAATTGCTGTGACAGATGCGGAAAACAGAACTTGGTTTGTCAAGAGAAG ataCAGTAACTTTGAACGGTTGCATAGACATCTTAAAGAAATTCCTAATTATACATTGCATTTACCTCCCAAAACAATATTTTCATCAAGCACTGAGGACGCTTTAGTTCATCAGCGCTGCATTCAGCTTGACAAATATCTGCAA GATCTGTTGTCTAAAGCCAATGTGGCTGAACAGCATCAAGTGTGGGATTTTTTAAGTGTTTCCTCAAAG AATTACTCTTTCGGAAAATCTTCTTCGGTGATGAGAACCCTTGCTG TCAATGTAGATGATGCTGTGGACGACATTGTACGCCAGTTTAGAGGAGTATCAGATGGCTTAATGCGCAAAGTTGTCGGTTCATCTTCTCTTCCTATTGAAGCCTCTTCTTCAGCTGACAGGACCTTGTCATGGAATGCAGATGAGATGGCTAAAGACATTTCTAGGCAAAGTAACTTAGAAACAGTGAATAGTGCTTCTGACAATGACGAACGGTACAAGGATGGTAGCCATGGTCAGGATGATAGATCTGGTCCACAAGGTCATGGCTCGCATTCAGAGGATGAATTGAACTCAAAGAGTTTGCCACCAAAGGTGATAGAACAAGGTGGAGAGCCTGACAATTTTGTTCCTGAGAAACAGGATTTAGGTGTGAAACCTGAATTCCTTGGCCAGGGTGGATTTCCTGAAGTAAAATTTTCATCAACATCTAGCCCTTGGGAGGATCCAGTTGGAATGCCCCCCGAG TGGACACCACCTAATGTTAGTGTACCTTTGCTGAATCTAGTTGATAAGGTGTTTCAGCTGAAGAGAAGAGGCTGGCTAAG AAGACAGGTCTTTTGGATATCTAAGCAAATATTACAGCTGGTGATGGAGGATGCCATTGATGACTGGCTTTTGAGGCAGATTTATTGGCTTCGGAGGGAAGACACTGTTGCCCTAGGCATTCGATGGGTTCAAGAT GTTCTATGGCCAGGTGGTACGTTCTTTACAAAATTGGCGAACATTCAGAGCAAACTTGGTGATACTCAACAGCCGAACCAGCAACTTTCAGGGACCTCCAGCGAGTTTAGTGGGAGTAATGTCTCTAAACCTCGGTCCTTTGAGCAACAACTTGAGGCTACTCGTAGAGCTAGTGACATCAAAAAAATGCTTTTTG ATGGAGCTCCGACGACCTTAGTTAGCTTGATCGGGCATAAACAATATCGACGATGTGCAAGAGACATTTATTATTTCACTCAG TCCACAATATGTGTGAAGCAACTTGCTTTTGCGATATTAGAACTTCTACTCATATCTATTTTCCCCGAGATGCGGGAACTTGTGAAGGATCTTCATGGCAAGAAACAAATTAAAGTCACGCAGGATTTCCGTTTTGGATGA
- the LOC108461251 gene encoding B3 domain-containing transcription factor VRN1-like, giving the protein MPRPFFHKLILSTTLQHKKLRIPDNFVKKFGDELSVAAALTVPDGHVWRVGIRKADNKVWFHEGWQEFVERYHIRVGYLLVFRYEGNSCFSVSIFSLYNSEINYQTNAFVGTQYYHRKPYPFEELEDDECISPALQNLFSASKVNNCMNWSGEINFRALKGMNSQSFRGAVLPKPNKPGRKKQKFDHAEPDSSVGQEYDVYTNFRLYESASARKRSVTTEERERAINAAKSFEPMNPFCRVVLRPSYLYRGCIMYLPSCFAEKYLSGVSGFIKLQLPDGRQWPIRCRYRGGKAKFSQGWYEFTLENNLGEGDVCIFELLRSREFVLKVTVFRVRESAPVSMKCRPELNQLTYSEHILPDDVKPIRVNKSMPF; this is encoded by the exons ATGCCACGCCCTTTTTTCCATAAGCTTATTCTCTCCACTACCCTTCAACACAAGAAACTG AGGATCCCCGATAACTTTGTTAAGAAATTCGGGGACGAACTTTCTGTTGCTGCTGCTCTCACTGTTCCTGATGGTCATGTTTGGCGTGTAGGAATAAGGAAAGCCGACAACAAGGTTTGGTTTCACGAGGGTTGGCAGGAATTTGTAGAGCGGTACCATATCCGTGTTGGCTACTTACTGGTTTTCAGATATGAAGGGAATTCTTGTTTCAGTGTTAGTATATTTAGTTTGTATAACTCGGAAATCAACTATCAGACTAATGCTTTCGTCGGTACACAATACTATCATAGAAAACCGTATCCATTTGAAGAACTTGAAGATGACGAATGCATCTCTCCGGCACTGCAGAATTTGTTTTCTGCGTCTAAAGTTAATAACTGCATGAACTGGAGTGGTGAAATCAATTTTCGTGCGTTAAAGGGCATGAATAGCCAATCTTTTCGAGGTGCAGTGCTACCAAAACCAAACAAGCCTGGGAGGAAAAAGCAGAAGTTTGATCACG CTGAACCAGATTCATCTGTTGGACAAGAATATGATGTGTATACAAACTTTAGATTATATGAAAGTGCTTCAGCCAGAAAGAGATCTGTGACAACGGAAGAAAGAGAGAGAGCAATTAACGCAGCCAAATCATTTGAGCCGATGAACCCTTTCTGCAGAGTTGTCTTACGACCATCATATCTATACCGGGGATGTATTATG TACTTACCATCATGCTTTGCTGAGAAGTATCTAAGTGGGGTTTCGGGATTTATTAAACTTCAGCTTCCAGATGGGAGACAATGGCCCATTCGATGTCGTTATAGAGGTGGCAAAGCCAAGTTTAGTCAGGGATGGTACGAGTTTACGTTGGAGAATAATTTGGGTGAAGGAGATGTCTGTATCTTCGAGCTGCTCAGATCAAGGGAATTCGTGCTTAAAGTTACCGTATTTCGTGTAAGGGAAAGCGCACCAGTCTCAATGAAATGCCGCCCTGAGTTAAACCAGCTAACATATAGTGAACATATCCTTCCAGATGATGTGAAACCGATCCGGGTCAATAAGAGCATGCCATTTTGA